The proteins below come from a single Rosa rugosa chromosome 2, drRosRugo1.1, whole genome shotgun sequence genomic window:
- the LOC133728845 gene encoding uncharacterized protein LOC133728845, whose product MCSPLSLNSTITQQKLATPFSLGALFKTLAISSLILILFYILFFDKSINYQPSNLLETFKQTFPAATTCPVSHPPTNFSHIVIGIVGSMKTWKQKKTYIEAWWQPNVTRGYLFLDRAPTKQFLPWPSSFPPFRVNEDITGLKVYPKIVSPVQVRILRTVLETFREGDKDVRWYVMADDDTILLVDNLVDVLAKYDHTKYHYIGTSSECIKSNFDFSFDMAFGGAGYALSYPLVAALSTKLDQCIERYPYLRVSDFMLHECLTDLGVSLTQEKGFHQIDLHGDISGLLSSHPQSPFLSLHHLDAVDPIFPSMNRSESVNHLMKAARVDRSRLLQQTICYHRPSNWSFSISWGYSAHIYENVIPRSTLQRPLETFRPYKKNVRPPFFMFNTRWPSNDPCKAPHVFYFDSIDQRVEGNKTVTTYSRVAPRGLLPCSSSGNHSADFITKIKVYSSPEIRLEVRGKNCCDIAHAADINTTQVIYRSCMESEIIA is encoded by the exons ATGTGCTCCCCACTCTCCCTCAACTCTACCATAACTCAACAAAAACTAGCGACCCCATTCTCGCTTGGAGCTTTATTCAAAACTCTAGCCATTTCAAGCTTAATTCTGATATTGTTTTACATCTTGTTCTTTgataaatcaattaattatcaACCTTCCAATCTCCTggaaaccttcaaacaaacctTCCCAGCTGCGACGACATGTCCCGTCAGTCACCCTCCTACCAATTTTAGCCACATTGTGATCGGAATAGTTGGCTCCATGAAGACGTGGAAGCAGAAAAAAACATACATTGAGGCATGGTGGCAACCAAATGTCACCCGCGGATACCTCTTTTTGGATAGAGCTCCTACCAAACAGTTTCTCCCTTGGCCTTCATCTTTTCCTCCTTTTCGAGTCAATGAGGACATCACTGGATTAAAAGTGTACCCGAAGATTGTGAGTCCGGTCCAAGTACGAATATTGCGTACAGTTTTGGAGACGTTTAGAGAGGGTGACAAGGATGTAAGATGGTATGTAATGGCAGATGATGATACCATTCTTCTTGTTGATAATTTGGTTGATGTTCTAGCAAAGTATGACCATACTAAGTACCATTACATCGGAACAAGTTCGGAGTGTATTAAGTCTAATTTCGATTTTTCGTTTGATATGGCATTTGGTGGTGCTGGTTATGCCTTGAGTTACCCACTAGTGGCAGCATTGTCAACAAAGTTGGATCAATGTATTGAGAGATATCCTTACTTGAGGGTTAGTGATTTTATGTTGCATGAATGTTTAACCGATTTAGGAGTTTCTCTGACTCAAGAAAAGGGGTTTCACCAG ATTGATCTCCATGGTGACATATCAGGTCTTCTATCAAGTCATCCACAGTCTCCATTCCTCTCCCTCCACCACCTTGACGCCGTTGACCCAATCTTCCCCTCCATGAACCGTTCCGAGTCCGTTAACCACCTCATGAAGGCAGCAAGAGTTGACCGGTCTCGTCTTCTTCAACAAACCATATGTTACCAcagaccaagtaactggtcttTCTCAATTTCATGGGGCTACTCTGCTCACATATACGAAAATGTTATCCCTCGGAGTACTTTACAGAGACCCCTCGAGACATTCAGGCCTTATAAGAAGAATGTGAGACCACCATTCTTCATGTTCAACACGCGATGGCCCTCAAACGATCCATGTAAAGCTCCTCAtgtgttttattttgattctATTGATCAGCGTGTTGAAGGAAACAAGACTGTTACCACTTATTCAAGAGTAGCGCCGCGTGGTTTGCTGCCTTGTTCATCAAGTGGTAACCACTCTGCGGATTTCATCACCAAAATCAAAGTCTATTCATCTCCAGAAATACGCTTGGAGGTGAGAGGGAAAAACTGCTGTGACATAGCACATGCAGCTGATATTAACACTACTCAAGTCATATACAGGTCTTGCATGGAGAGTGAAATTATCGCCTAG